In a single window of the Arachis hypogaea cultivar Tifrunner chromosome 6, arahy.Tifrunner.gnm2.J5K5, whole genome shotgun sequence genome:
- the LOC112805340 gene encoding uncharacterized protein, protein MPAVRPYLPPVGSPMFAADLERTVVVGSVQLENEGIFEQPDVIGTGGGQLPYMEGFGEPDRVENAMCDDDSDQEPVDIIGDSDDDTSANPHAQHGPSSSASRQYPPHFSTLNLEVLGQQEDGGNTVGGASTEFQIGQSFQNKDEAVLSVKDYSIRRGVEYRVIESDHLKYHGKCKQFGKGCTWLIRVALRARKGTWEIRRYNEPHTCLATSISNDHRQLDYHVICARILPLVRADAAVTVKVLQQATEADYGFRPSYRKVWMAKQKAVAQIYGDWEESYAELPRWMLGVQSTMAGTITVLKTSPVRLRGEVDESTVYFHRLFWTFPPYIEAFRHCKPLVSIDGTHLYGKYGGTLLLAIAQDGNFNILPIAFALVEGENAESWSFFLSNLREHVTPQEGILVISDRHNGIKAELEAPETGWLPPRAFRAYCIRHVAANFAPTFKGKDSRRMLVNAAYARTEAEFYYWFDIMRTENPAMCEWANRMEYDKWTQHEDSGRRFGHMTTNISECVNSVLKGTRNLPVTSLVQSTYGRLAQLFVVRGHTAEAQLGSGNEFCQALAKAIDRNLRDSRCFTVTLYDRHQSEYTVAETTPTGRFWLGSYRVSLKDHICDCGHFQALHYPCCHAIACCAYSRLNWASYVHEVYRMSEVFNVYKQGFVPPIPEGLWPPYAGPTIIPDPNMRRAKEGRPRATRICGSMDQSLENQPKRCGLCRQAGHTRRNCDQRRHTTGGDA, encoded by the coding sequence ATGCCTGCGGTCAGACCGTATCTTCCGCCGGTGGGTTCCCCTATGTTCGCGGCTGATTTAGAGCGAACGGTGGTTGTTGGTTCTGTACAGTTGGAGAATGAAGGAATATTTGAGCAGCCTGATGTCATTGGCACCGGTGGTGGCCAGTTACCTTATATGGAAGGTTTTGGTGAACCTGATAGAGTAGAGAATGCAATGTGTGACGATGACTCTGACCAGGAGCCTGTCGATATCATCGGGGACAGCGACGACGACACAAGTGCCAATCCACATGCGCAGCATGGGCCTTCAAGTTCTGCTTCTCGACAGTACCCTCCACACTTCTCCACACTAAACTTGGAGGTTCTTGGTCAACAGGAGGACGGTGGTAACACTGTCGGGGGCGCTTCTACAGAATTTCAGATTGGGCAATCTTTCCAGAATAAAGATGAGGCTGTGCTGAGTGTGAAGGACTATAGCATCCGGCGAGGTGTTGAGTATAGAGTCATCGAATCAGATCATCTGAAGTATCATGGAAAATGCAAGCAATTCGGCAAGGGTTGTACTTGGTTGATTCGCGTTGCGCTGCGTGCACGAAAGGGCACTTGGGAGATTAGGAGGTACAACGAGCCACACACATGCTTGGCAACCTCTATTTCCAATGATCACCGTCAGTTGGATTACCACGTTATCTGTGCGAGGATTCTTCCGTTGGTTAGGGCAGATGCTGCAGTTACGGTAAAGGTACTGCAACAAGCTACAGAAGCCGATTATGGTTTCAGGCCTAGTTACAGGAAGGTTTGGATGGCGAAACAGAAGGCAGTGGCACAAATATATGGAGATTGGGAAGAGTCGTACGCGGAGTTGCCACGTTGGATGCTAGGAGTACAGTCAACAATGGCCGGAACAATAACCGTGTTGAAGACCTCTCCTGTTCGGCTTCGTGGTGAGGTTGATGAGTCGACGGTGTACTTTCACCGATTATTCTGGACATTCCCACCCTAtatcgaggcattccgtcattgcaagccccTCGTCAGTATTGACGGTACCCACttgtatggcaagtatggaggGACACTGCTGTTGGCGATTGCGCAGGATGGGAACTTCAACATCCTCCCCATTGCATTCGCCCTTGTGGAAGGAGAAAATGCAGAGTCGTGGTCATTCTTCTTGTCCAACCTACGAGAGCATGTGACTCCTCAGGAGGGTATCCTTGTAATCTCTGACAGGCATAACGGGATCAAGGCAGAGCTTGAGGCACCTGAGACTGGGTGGCTACCGCCTCGTGCTTTCCGAGCGTACTGTATTCGGCATGTGGCAGCGAATTTTGCCCCAACTTTCAAAGGTAAAGATTCAAGGAGGATGTTAGTGAATGCTGCCTACGCAAGGACTGAAGCAGAGTTTTATTACTGGTTTGACATCATGCGGACTGAGAATCCAGCAATGTGTGAATGGGCCAATCGGATGGAGTACGACAAATGGACCCAACATGAGGATAGTGGTAGACGGTTCGGGCACATGACAACCAACATCAGTGAATGTGTGAACTCGGTGCTAAAGGGAACTCGAAACCTCCCGGTCACATCGTTGGTTCAGTCAACTTATGGGAGGCTTGCTCAGCTTTTTGTGGTACGGGGACATACAGCAGAGGCACAACTCGGATCTGGTAATGAATTTTGCCAGGCATTGGCCAAGGCAATTGATCGGAATCTAAGAGACTCAAGGTGCTTCACTGTCACATTATACGACAGGCATCAATCGGAGTACACCGTGGCCGAGACAACACCAACTGGGCGCTTCTGGTTGGGTAGCTACAGAGTTTCCCTTAAAGATCACATATGCGACTGTGGCCACTTTCAGGCGCTGCATTATCCTTGTTGCCATGCCATTGCATGTTGCGCCTACTCCCGCCTTAATTGGGCGTCATATGTTCACGAGGTCTATCGTATGAGTGAAGTTTTCAACGTTTACAAGCAGGGTTTTGTTCCGCCTATCCCGGAAGGCCTATGGCCTCCATATGCTGGGCCAACCATCATTCCTGATCCTAACATGAGGCGTGCAAAGGAAGGTCGTCCAAGGGCAACCAGGATCTGTGGTAGTATGGATCAGTCTCTAGAGAACCAGCCGAAGCGCTGTGGGCTATGCCGTCAGGCTGGGCATACGCGGAGGAACTGTGACCAGCGAAGACATACTACCGGGGGGGATGCGTAG